The following coding sequences lie in one Mycobacterium sp. Z3061 genomic window:
- the ag85C gene encoding diacylglycerol acyltransferase/mycolyltransferase Ag85C encodes MKFVEKLCGAAITMPRRLAFAVMGAALLTGLVSAVGGSATAGAFSRPGLPVEYLQIPSQAMGRNIRVQFQGGGAHSVYLLDGLRAQDDYSGWDINTPAFEEFYNSGLSVIMPVGGQSSFYSDWYQPSQGNGQNYTYKWETFLTREMPAWLQANKGTSPVGNSVVGLSMSGGSALVMAAYYPQMFPYAASLSGFLNPSEGWWPTLIGLAMNDAGGYNANSMWGPSSDPAWKRNDPMMQIPRLVANNTRIWVYCGNGTPSDLGGDNMPAKFLEGLTLRTNQQFQQTYAANGGRNGVFQFPGNGTHSWNYWNQQLMAMKPDMLQVINAVNAAPAPAPAPAPATPPVAGT; translated from the coding sequence ATGAAGTTCGTTGAAAAGCTGTGTGGCGCAGCGATAACCATGCCTCGCAGGTTGGCGTTCGCGGTTATGGGCGCCGCGCTGCTGACCGGTCTCGTCAGCGCGGTCGGCGGGTCGGCCACCGCGGGCGCGTTCTCCCGGCCAGGCCTGCCGGTCGAGTACCTGCAGATCCCGTCGCAGGCGATGGGCCGGAACATCCGGGTCCAATTCCAGGGTGGCGGAGCGCATTCGGTCTACCTGCTGGACGGCCTGCGCGCCCAGGACGACTACAGCGGCTGGGACATCAACACGCCCGCGTTCGAGGAGTTCTACAACTCCGGCCTTTCGGTGATCATGCCGGTCGGCGGTCAGTCAAGCTTCTACAGCGACTGGTACCAGCCGTCGCAGGGCAACGGCCAGAACTACACCTACAAGTGGGAGACGTTCCTGACCCGGGAGATGCCCGCCTGGCTGCAGGCCAACAAGGGCACCTCGCCGGTCGGCAACTCCGTTGTGGGACTTTCGATGTCGGGTGGCTCTGCCCTGGTGATGGCCGCGTACTACCCGCAGATGTTCCCCTACGCCGCGTCGCTGTCGGGCTTCCTCAACCCGTCGGAGGGTTGGTGGCCGACGCTCATCGGGCTGGCGATGAACGACGCGGGCGGCTACAACGCCAACAGCATGTGGGGCCCGTCCAGCGACCCGGCGTGGAAGCGCAACGACCCGATGATGCAGATCCCGCGGTTGGTCGCCAACAACACCCGGATCTGGGTCTACTGCGGCAACGGCACCCCCAGCGACCTCGGCGGCGACAACATGCCGGCGAAGTTTCTCGAGGGCCTGACGCTGCGCACCAACCAGCAGTTCCAGCAGACCTACGCGGCCAACGGCGGGCGCAACGGGGTGTTCCAGTTCCCGGGTAACGGCACCCACTCCTGGAACTACTGGAACCAGCAGTTGATGGCGATGAAGCCCGACATGCTGCAAGTGATCAACGCGGTCAACGCCGCGCCGGCGCCCGCTCCGGCACCGGCACCGGCCACCCCTCCGGTCGCGGGAACCTGA